The following proteins are encoded in a genomic region of Fervidobacterium pennivorans DSM 9078:
- the rpsG gene encoding 30S ribosomal protein S7: MRRRRAEVRVVPPDPVYGEVLVTKMINKVMWDGKKSIAQKIVYGAIEILEQKTGKSGIEVFKQAVENVKPVVEVRPRRVGGATYQVPVEVQEPRRTALAIRWIVEAARSKKGKPMKEKLAEELLNAYNNTGAAIKKRDDVHKMAEANRAFAHFRW, from the coding sequence ATGAGGCGAAGAAGAGCCGAGGTTAGGGTAGTTCCACCAGACCCAGTCTATGGTGAAGTACTTGTAACTAAGATGATTAATAAAGTTATGTGGGATGGAAAGAAGTCAATCGCTCAGAAAATAGTGTATGGCGCAATTGAAATTCTTGAGCAAAAAACAGGAAAGAGTGGCATAGAAGTTTTCAAGCAAGCAGTAGAAAACGTCAAGCCTGTCGTTGAAGTTAGGCCAAGAAGAGTTGGTGGTGCAACGTATCAAGTTCCTGTTGAAGTTCAAGAACCAAGAAGAACAGCGCTTGCAATTAGATGGATAGTTGAGGCTGCAAGGTCGAAGAAGGGCAAACCAATGAAAGAGAAGCTTGCGGAAGAACTTTTGAACGCTTACAACAATACAGGTGCTGCAATTAAAAAGAGAGACGACGTTCACAAAATGGCGGAAGCTAACAGAGCATTTGCTCACTTTAGATGGTGA
- a CDS encoding MFS transporter: MEEVVKDRKKVVFFLFLLLVILNADQMVMSPVIGMIEKEFNITDSHIGLVGGVFSIVGALISLIWGYLTDKYSRKWLLVSSILVGEVPCLLTAISSSYGEFFFWRVLTGIGIGASFPISYSLVGDLFSHKERGRVVSVLGLAATVGSIMGMLVAGYTANIFGWRIPFILVSAPNLLLIPLIINILEEPRRGASEEGFSEAGVEYSYVTKLSDYAQLVRVKTNLLLFLQGIAGTIPWGAIPYFMIEFFRREKSMDLNQATTMFLLFALGSIVGNIVGGFTGEKIYKRSKKLVPFVSAITTILGVFLTVSVFRYPYTSEMSNGALGFLTFGILGFVAAAMDSYTGPNVKMMLLNVNEPKDRGRIFSIFNLTDSVGTGIGRFVGGSLSVALGTLGAALEVTAYFWLACGFLLMLSAWYFEIEVEALNKKMRALAMERANQVVNVETGDEQRE; encoded by the coding sequence ATGGAGGAGGTTGTGAAAGACAGGAAAAAAGTAGTGTTTTTTCTTTTTTTATTGCTTGTAATACTTAATGCTGATCAGATGGTCATGAGTCCCGTGATTGGGATGATAGAAAAAGAATTCAATATAACAGATTCTCACATAGGTCTTGTCGGTGGGGTTTTCAGTATAGTCGGTGCTTTGATTAGTCTTATATGGGGTTATCTTACAGACAAATACAGCAGGAAGTGGCTTTTGGTTTCTTCCATACTCGTAGGAGAGGTTCCCTGTCTTCTGACTGCTATTTCAAGTTCTTACGGTGAATTTTTCTTTTGGAGAGTGCTTACTGGAATTGGAATCGGGGCCTCATTTCCTATATCTTATTCACTTGTTGGAGACCTTTTTAGCCATAAAGAAAGAGGTAGAGTAGTATCTGTATTGGGTCTTGCTGCAACTGTTGGTAGCATAATGGGAATGCTCGTGGCAGGTTACACGGCTAATATTTTTGGTTGGAGGATACCTTTTATTCTTGTCTCTGCCCCCAACCTTCTTTTAATACCTTTAATAATCAACATACTGGAGGAACCAAGACGGGGAGCAAGTGAAGAAGGTTTTTCTGAAGCTGGTGTGGAGTATTCATATGTGACGAAGCTCTCAGATTACGCGCAACTGGTGAGAGTTAAGACCAATTTGCTTTTGTTTCTGCAAGGCATTGCTGGAACAATACCATGGGGCGCAATCCCTTACTTCATGATAGAGTTCTTTAGGCGAGAAAAATCTATGGATTTGAATCAAGCAACAACAATGTTTTTGCTCTTTGCATTAGGAAGTATAGTTGGAAACATTGTAGGTGGCTTTACGGGAGAAAAAATATACAAACGTTCAAAAAAACTTGTTCCATTTGTATCTGCTATTACAACCATATTAGGTGTTTTCCTAACTGTAAGTGTCTTCAGATATCCTTATACATCTGAGATGTCTAACGGAGCATTAGGATTTCTGACGTTCGGAATTTTAGGATTTGTCGCAGCTGCTATGGACTCATACACGGGACCTAACGTAAAAATGATGTTGCTAAATGTAAATGAACCAAAAGACAGGGGACGTATCTTCTCAATCTTTAACCTTACTGACTCGGTAGGAACTGGAATTGGTAGGTTTGTTGGAGGTTCTTTGTCTGTAGCTTTAGGAACGCTTGGAGCAGCTTTGGAAGTTACCGCGTATTTTTGGCTTGCTTGTGGATTTTTGCTCATGCTCTCAGCATGGTATTTTGAAATAGAAGTTGAGGCTCTTAACAAAAAGATGAGAGCACTTGCTATGGAAAGAGCTAATCAGGTAGTTAATGTGGAGACAGGTGATGAACAAAGGGAGTAA
- the rplC gene encoding 50S ribosomal protein L3 encodes MKFIIARKIGMTRLWKDDKVVPVTVLKAGPCVVVQKKTVDKDGYNAVQLGFEEVSEKKLTKPLLGVFKKANVKPMRVLKEFRVDNVDEYSVGQEITVAIFQEGDKIDITGWTKGRGFAGAMKRWNFQGGPKSHGAKFHRELGSVGQHTEPARIFKGKRMPGRYGNERVTILNSEVVKVDPENNLIAVKGGVPGARGSLVLIRSAVKVDK; translated from the coding sequence ATGAAATTTATAATTGCTAGAAAAATCGGAATGACCCGCTTGTGGAAAGATGACAAGGTTGTTCCAGTGACGGTTTTGAAGGCTGGTCCATGCGTTGTTGTTCAGAAGAAAACCGTTGATAAAGATGGTTACAATGCTGTCCAGCTTGGATTTGAAGAAGTCAGTGAGAAGAAACTCACAAAGCCACTTCTTGGAGTTTTCAAGAAAGCAAACGTGAAACCTATGAGAGTATTAAAAGAATTTAGAGTAGACAATGTAGACGAATACTCTGTCGGACAAGAAATCACAGTTGCAATTTTCCAAGAAGGCGATAAAATTGACATTACGGGTTGGACCAAAGGTAGAGGTTTCGCAGGTGCAATGAAGAGATGGAACTTCCAGGGTGGTCCAAAATCACATGGTGCGAAATTCCACAGAGAACTTGGTTCTGTCGGTCAGCACACCGAACCAGCAAGGATTTTCAAAGGTAAGAGGATGCCTGGAAGGTATGGAAATGAAAGGGTTACAATACTCAATTCGGAAGTTGTGAAAGTTGACCCTGAAAATAACCTTATAGCGGTTAAAGGTGGAGTGCCAGGAGCGAGGGGCAGCCTTGTTCTCATCAGAAGCGCTGTGAAAGTGGATAAGTGA
- the fusA gene encoding elongation factor G has protein sequence MEEIKALYVDLDKLRNIGIMAHIDAGKTTTTERILFFTGRKHTIGSVDDGTATMDWMIQEKERGITITSAATTCFWKGHRINIIDTPGHVDFTIEVERSLRVLDGAIAVFDATAGVEPQSETVWRQADKYNVPRIAFMNKMDKTGADFEMAVQTMVERLGAHPIPVQIPMGAESDFKGIIDLIQMKAIRWLNPEGTEYVYEEIPEEWREKAEEAREDMIEKIAEVDDEIMMLYLEGEEPTEEQLHDALRRITIGNLGTPVFCGSAKMNVGIQPLLDGVVRYLPSPLDLPPVRGYDKNGNEVQVFPREDAPFVAYAFKIQTDPYVGKLTFLRVYSGRLEKGSYVINTTKGVKERVSRLIFLHADKREDVEYVRAGDIVGVIGMKSTVTGDTVCEEGTYVILEKMEFPEPVISIAIEPETKDDETKLSKALQSLLEEDPSLRAYVDQETGETILAGMGELHLEIIVDRLKREFNVNVRVGKPQVAYRETITRPVRAEGKYIRQSGGRGQYGHVVVEFEPLSLDKTFEFEDRTVGGVIPKQYIPAIEEGIREAMQVGVLAGYPVVGVKATLVDGSYHEVDSSEMAFKIAASMAFKEAMEKGAPVLLEPIMKVEVTTPEEYMGNIIADLNSRRAHIDALENRGHLRVIRALVPLSEMFGYATTLRSLSQGRANYVMVLSHYDKVPDKVAEKILKGV, from the coding sequence ATGGAAGAGATAAAGGCTTTATATGTCGACTTGGATAAGCTTAGAAACATTGGAATAATGGCTCACATTGACGCCGGTAAGACAACAACAACCGAGCGTATTCTCTTTTTCACTGGAAGAAAGCACACCATCGGAAGTGTTGATGATGGAACAGCTACAATGGACTGGATGATACAGGAAAAGGAAAGAGGTATAACCATAACATCGGCAGCGACAACATGTTTTTGGAAAGGTCACAGAATAAACATAATCGATACACCAGGACATGTTGACTTCACAATCGAAGTTGAAAGATCACTAAGGGTTTTGGATGGAGCTATAGCTGTTTTTGACGCGACTGCCGGTGTTGAACCACAGTCTGAAACGGTCTGGAGACAAGCTGATAAGTACAACGTTCCAAGGATTGCGTTCATGAACAAAATGGATAAGACCGGTGCGGATTTTGAGATGGCTGTCCAGACTATGGTTGAAAGGCTTGGCGCTCATCCTATTCCAGTCCAGATTCCGATGGGTGCTGAAAGCGACTTCAAGGGTATCATTGACCTGATTCAAATGAAAGCCATCAGGTGGCTGAATCCAGAAGGTACGGAATATGTTTACGAAGAGATACCAGAAGAATGGCGCGAGAAGGCAGAAGAAGCTAGAGAAGATATGATCGAAAAAATAGCCGAAGTAGACGATGAAATAATGATGCTCTATCTTGAAGGAGAAGAGCCTACAGAAGAGCAGCTTCACGATGCTCTAAGAAGAATTACGATAGGGAACCTTGGAACGCCAGTGTTCTGTGGTTCTGCCAAGATGAATGTGGGCATTCAACCACTTTTGGATGGTGTTGTCAGGTATCTCCCATCCCCTCTTGATTTGCCACCTGTCAGAGGATACGACAAAAACGGTAACGAGGTTCAGGTATTTCCAAGAGAAGATGCACCTTTTGTGGCTTATGCATTCAAGATACAAACGGATCCATACGTTGGTAAACTTACATTCTTACGTGTTTACAGCGGACGTTTGGAAAAAGGAAGTTACGTTATCAACACTACTAAAGGTGTAAAAGAACGCGTTTCAAGGTTGATATTCTTACATGCAGATAAGAGAGAAGACGTTGAATATGTCAGAGCTGGAGACATCGTTGGTGTCATCGGAATGAAGAGCACAGTTACAGGCGATACCGTATGTGAAGAAGGAACTTACGTGATTCTTGAAAAGATGGAATTTCCTGAGCCGGTCATCTCCATCGCTATCGAGCCGGAAACTAAAGACGACGAAACAAAGCTTTCAAAAGCATTGCAATCGCTCCTTGAAGAAGATCCTTCGCTTAGAGCATATGTTGACCAAGAGACTGGAGAAACAATTCTTGCAGGCATGGGTGAACTCCACTTAGAAATCATTGTGGATAGGCTCAAAAGAGAATTCAACGTAAACGTCAGGGTTGGTAAACCACAGGTTGCTTACAGGGAAACGATAACCAGACCTGTGAGAGCGGAAGGTAAATACATTAGACAGAGCGGTGGTAGAGGTCAATACGGACACGTTGTTGTTGAATTCGAACCTCTAAGCCTTGACAAGACATTTGAATTTGAAGACAGAACAGTTGGTGGTGTGATACCAAAACAATACATTCCGGCAATTGAAGAAGGCATTAGAGAAGCAATGCAAGTTGGTGTTCTTGCAGGCTATCCAGTAGTTGGAGTAAAAGCTACGCTTGTTGATGGTTCTTACCACGAAGTTGACTCATCAGAAATGGCATTTAAGATAGCAGCAAGCATGGCATTTAAGGAAGCGATGGAAAAAGGTGCACCAGTTCTTTTGGAACCAATAATGAAAGTTGAAGTTACGACACCAGAAGAATACATGGGTAACATCATTGCAGATTTGAATTCCAGAAGAGCGCATATTGATGCACTTGAGAACAGAGGACACTTGAGAGTTATAAGGGCACTTGTACCATTAAGTGAAATGTTTGGTTACGCAACAACACTCAGGTCACTTTCTCAAGGAAGGGCGAACTACGTAATGGTCCTTTCGCACTACGACAAAGTACCTGACAAAGTTGCGGAAAAGATACTGAAGGGTGTTTAA
- the rpsL gene encoding 30S ribosomal protein S12, with translation MPTINQLVRHGRQKVKEKSKSPALQGHPQKRGVCVRVSTMTPKKPNSALRKIAKVRLSNGIEVTAYIPGIGHNLQEHSIVLVRGGRVKDLPGVRYKIIRGALDAAGVENRRQSRSKYGTKRPKMGAAAAAKGKK, from the coding sequence ATGCCAACGATTAATCAGTTAGTAAGACACGGTAGACAGAAGGTTAAGGAGAAATCCAAGTCACCAGCGCTTCAAGGCCATCCACAGAAAAGGGGAGTTTGTGTTAGGGTTTCCACAATGACCCCAAAGAAACCAAACTCCGCTTTAAGAAAGATTGCAAAGGTTAGGCTCTCAAACGGTATAGAAGTTACTGCATACATTCCTGGTATAGGGCACAATCTACAAGAGCACTCTATCGTGCTTGTAAGAGGTGGAAGGGTTAAGGACTTACCGGGTGTTAGGTACAAGATAATCCGTGGAGCCCTCGACGCAGCTGGTGTTGAGAACAGGCGCCAGAGCAGAAGTAAGTATGGTACCAAGAGACCAAAAATGGGTGCAGCTGCGGCAGCTAAGGGTAAGAAATAA
- a CDS encoding alpha-amylase family glycosyl hydrolase, producing the protein MKELRELSKYLKRKITGKTLYALPRQWVISNYPGKLSIKDGRYFVDPYEYYSIIIDMILENDKGLDYSKSLAMLNGEKDATWLRKAKMYGALPRATTAYNHKGFGAFEPEDIFGYKESGTFLKMIGFLPYLKEMGINVLYMLPISKMSDVFKKGEVGSPYAVKNPIELDESYADPLLEGVKLEEQFKALVQAAHMLGIRVVLDFIPRTAARDSDLIKSHPDWFYWIKIEEAASYKPPHIPQLPFKIPDLEDLEVIYSADEVKTHLSKFTLSPDKIDKQKWEKVKKMEGDILSNIAREFGIITPPGFSDWVNDPQPTWDDVTFLRLYLDHPEASAKYVSKEQPPYVLFDVIKSSKFPGRKPNKKLWEYIANIIPTYQKKYGIDGARIDMGHALPPQLQDMIISAAREIDPAFGFIAEELEMKNDKKAKAEGYDCILGNSWYAVARPSEFYRFIEEIIPNLEVPYIASCETPDTPRIVARENGNKLKYLAPALLYLSPNSIAYINSGQEIEEIQPMNLGLDNTIYGKTLLPPDDQFYGKLAFFDYYALHWDKAKEDMYNFLKWVLKIRDEISEFMDSEFRYVYLNYQDGTTANYSYWKGDKGVIVLGNLDFVHEKYIEILVNETVGRNIEVRSVTVVTRHGKRKMGFSFGNNIPVNLMPGDFVILLVNWE; encoded by the coding sequence ATGAAAGAACTTAGGGAACTAAGTAAGTATCTCAAAAGGAAAATCACCGGGAAGACCTTGTATGCCTTACCACGTCAGTGGGTTATTTCCAATTATCCTGGAAAGCTTTCCATTAAGGATGGAAGGTACTTTGTTGACCCTTATGAATATTACTCGATAATTATCGATATGATATTAGAAAACGACAAAGGTTTAGATTATTCAAAATCACTTGCGATGCTGAACGGGGAAAAGGATGCGACTTGGCTCAGAAAGGCGAAGATGTACGGCGCGTTGCCAAGAGCGACAACAGCTTATAATCACAAGGGATTTGGTGCCTTTGAACCTGAAGACATCTTTGGTTACAAAGAATCTGGAACGTTCCTTAAAATGATAGGATTTTTACCCTATCTAAAAGAAATGGGAATAAACGTACTTTACATGCTTCCTATCTCCAAGATGAGCGATGTTTTCAAAAAAGGTGAAGTTGGTTCGCCATACGCTGTAAAGAACCCAATAGAATTAGATGAAAGTTACGCGGATCCACTCCTTGAAGGGGTTAAGTTAGAAGAACAATTCAAAGCATTGGTGCAGGCTGCGCATATGCTTGGAATTAGAGTCGTACTGGATTTCATCCCACGCACTGCCGCAAGGGACAGCGATTTAATAAAGTCGCATCCTGATTGGTTCTACTGGATTAAAATAGAAGAAGCGGCAAGCTACAAACCACCACATATACCACAGCTTCCGTTTAAAATACCAGACCTTGAAGACTTAGAGGTTATATATTCAGCGGATGAAGTTAAAACACACCTATCCAAATTCACGTTATCGCCCGACAAAATTGACAAGCAGAAATGGGAAAAGGTTAAGAAGATGGAAGGGGATATACTTTCAAATATAGCCAGAGAGTTTGGAATTATAACACCTCCAGGCTTCTCAGATTGGGTGAACGACCCACAACCGACTTGGGACGATGTAACATTTCTTAGGCTATACCTTGACCATCCAGAGGCGAGCGCAAAGTATGTAAGCAAAGAGCAGCCACCATACGTATTATTTGATGTTATAAAATCAAGTAAATTCCCTGGGAGAAAGCCCAACAAAAAACTTTGGGAATACATAGCGAACATTATACCAACTTATCAGAAAAAATATGGCATAGACGGTGCGAGAATAGACATGGGACATGCGCTACCCCCACAGCTTCAGGATATGATAATCTCAGCGGCCAGAGAAATAGACCCAGCTTTTGGATTTATTGCTGAAGAACTGGAAATGAAAAATGACAAGAAAGCAAAAGCTGAAGGTTACGATTGTATTCTTGGAAACAGTTGGTATGCAGTCGCAAGACCTTCGGAATTCTACAGATTCATTGAAGAAATAATACCTAATCTTGAGGTCCCTTACATAGCCTCATGCGAAACGCCTGACACTCCGAGAATTGTTGCACGAGAAAATGGGAACAAGCTTAAATATCTTGCACCTGCTTTGCTGTATTTGTCACCGAATTCAATAGCTTACATCAACAGTGGTCAGGAAATAGAGGAAATTCAGCCCATGAATCTTGGGCTCGACAACACAATTTACGGAAAAACACTCTTGCCACCTGATGATCAATTTTATGGAAAACTTGCCTTTTTTGATTATTACGCCCTACACTGGGACAAAGCTAAAGAGGATATGTACAATTTCCTAAAATGGGTGTTGAAGATAAGAGATGAGATTTCTGAATTCATGGATTCTGAGTTCAGATACGTCTATTTAAATTACCAAGATGGGACAACTGCCAATTACAGTTATTGGAAAGGTGACAAGGGTGTCATAGTACTTGGAAACCTGGATTTCGTACACGAAAAGTACATAGAGATTCTTGTGAACGAGACAGTTGGTAGGAACATAGAAGTAAGAAGTGTAACTGTAGTAACAAGGCATGGGAAAAGGAAAATGGGATTCTCATTTGGCAACAACATTCCTGTGAACCTGATGCCTGGCGATTTTGTGATTCTTCTTGTTAATTGGGAGTAA
- the tuf gene encoding elongation factor Tu — protein MAKEKFVRTKPHMNVGTIGHIDHGKTTLTAAITKYCSFFGWAEYTPYEMIDKAPEERARGITINITHVEYQTEKRHYAHIDCPGHADYIKNMITGAAQMDGAILVVAATDGPMPQTREHVLLARQVNVPAMIVFINKVDMVDDPELVDLVEMEVRDLLSKYEFPGDEVPVIRGSALKAVEANDPNDPAFKPIKELLDAMDNYFPEPVREVDKPFLMPVEDVFSITGRGTVVTGRIERGVIKPGVEAEIIGMSYEIKKTVITSVEMFRKELDEAIAGDNVGCLLRGIDKDEVERGQVLAKPGSITPHKKFKANIYVLKKEEGGRHTPFTKGYKPQFYIRTADVTGEIVDLPAGVEMVMPGDNVEMTIELIYPVAIEKGMRFAVREGGRTVGAGVVSEIIE, from the coding sequence ATGGCAAAGGAAAAATTTGTAAGAACCAAGCCTCACATGAACGTCGGTACGATTGGACACATTGACCACGGAAAGACAACACTTACAGCAGCTATCACAAAGTACTGTTCATTCTTTGGATGGGCAGAGTACACACCATACGAAATGATTGACAAGGCACCAGAAGAAAGAGCAAGAGGTATTACCATCAACATAACACACGTTGAATACCAAACAGAGAAGAGACACTACGCACACATCGACTGCCCAGGCCACGCTGACTACATCAAGAACATGATTACAGGTGCAGCTCAGATGGATGGTGCAATTCTCGTTGTTGCAGCAACAGACGGCCCAATGCCACAAACAAGAGAACACGTCCTTCTTGCAAGGCAAGTTAACGTTCCAGCAATGATAGTTTTCATTAACAAAGTTGATATGGTCGACGACCCAGAACTTGTTGACCTCGTTGAAATGGAAGTCAGAGACCTTCTCAGCAAATACGAATTCCCTGGTGACGAAGTTCCTGTAATCAGAGGTTCTGCTCTCAAAGCAGTTGAAGCAAACGATCCAAATGATCCAGCATTCAAACCAATTAAGGAACTTCTCGATGCAATGGACAACTACTTCCCAGAACCAGTTCGTGAAGTTGACAAACCATTCCTTATGCCTGTTGAAGACGTTTTCTCAATCACAGGTAGGGGTACGGTTGTCACAGGAAGAATTGAACGTGGTGTAATTAAACCAGGTGTTGAAGCCGAAATTATCGGTATGAGCTACGAAATTAAGAAGACAGTTATCACAAGCGTTGAAATGTTCAGAAAAGAACTCGATGAAGCAATCGCTGGTGACAACGTTGGGTGTCTGCTCAGAGGTATTGACAAAGACGAAGTAGAAAGAGGACAAGTTCTTGCAAAACCAGGCTCTATTACACCACACAAGAAGTTCAAAGCGAACATCTACGTTTTGAAGAAAGAAGAAGGTGGACGCCACACGCCATTTACAAAAGGTTACAAACCACAATTCTACATCAGAACAGCTGATGTTACAGGCGAAATTGTTGACCTTCCAGCTGGTGTAGAAATGGTTATGCCTGGTGATAACGTCGAAATGACAATCGAGCTTATCTACCCAGTTGCTATCGAAAAAGGTATGAGGTTCGCAGTTCGTGAAGGTGGAAGAACGGTTGGAGCAGGCGTTGTTTCTGAAATAATTGAATAA
- the rpsJ gene encoding 30S ribosomal protein S10, protein MPGQKIRIRLRAYDHRLLDESAKKIVEVAKQTNAKVSGPIPLPTERTLYVVLRSPLKHKDSREQFEKKIHKRLIDIIEPNSKTIDALMKINLPAGVDVEINL, encoded by the coding sequence ATGCCAGGACAGAAAATTAGAATCAGACTCAGGGCATATGACCATAGATTGCTAGATGAATCTGCTAAGAAGATAGTGGAAGTAGCTAAGCAAACAAATGCAAAGGTTTCCGGACCAATTCCACTACCAACGGAAAGAACGCTTTACGTTGTTCTCAGGTCACCATTGAAACATAAAGACTCACGTGAGCAATTTGAAAAGAAAATACACAAGAGACTTATAGATATCATTGAACCTAATTCAAAAACGATTGACGCTCTGATGAAGATAAACCTTCCAGCAGGTGTCGACGTTGAAATCAATCTGTGA
- a CDS encoding L-lactate dehydrogenase has translation MKVSIYGAGRVGISVAFSLLHYGIVDELVIVDIDKNRAEGEALDLLHASAVFKYCNIYAGKPEDTKDSDFIIITAGRAQRPGETRLELLADNVRIIKEISENIVRYSKDSLVINITNPVDVLTYFIWKFSGLHSSKVFGTGTTLDTARLRALLAKHLDISPASIHAYVIGEHGDSEFIPLSNAMVGGVPLTDFCEKCEKKAGDTIPCISFEKIANEVKTAAYKIIEKKGATNLAIGAVTAKLIDSIWKNERRVWTPSVYIEDVYIGYPAVLGRKGVEKVMHLTLEKDEQEKLEYSKAVIRRAIKEIEAAMLI, from the coding sequence ATGAAAGTTAGCATATATGGAGCCGGGCGTGTAGGAATTAGCGTAGCGTTTTCTTTACTTCATTACGGTATTGTAGATGAACTGGTAATTGTCGATATTGACAAAAACAGGGCTGAAGGCGAGGCTTTAGATTTACTTCACGCATCAGCTGTTTTCAAATATTGCAACATCTACGCTGGAAAGCCGGAGGATACCAAAGATAGTGATTTTATTATCATCACCGCTGGTAGGGCGCAGAGACCAGGCGAAACAAGGCTAGAGCTTCTTGCTGATAATGTAAGGATAATTAAAGAAATATCAGAGAATATCGTAAGGTATTCAAAAGATAGCTTGGTTATAAACATAACAAACCCCGTGGATGTTTTAACCTACTTTATTTGGAAATTCTCTGGATTACACTCTTCCAAAGTATTTGGTACTGGCACAACACTTGATACGGCAAGATTGAGAGCTTTGTTGGCAAAGCATTTAGACATTTCCCCGGCCAGTATTCATGCTTATGTTATTGGCGAGCATGGCGATAGTGAATTTATTCCGCTTTCGAACGCTATGGTTGGTGGAGTGCCTCTCACAGACTTTTGTGAAAAGTGTGAGAAAAAAGCAGGTGATACAATTCCATGCATCTCTTTCGAAAAAATAGCAAATGAGGTGAAAACGGCAGCTTATAAAATAATTGAGAAAAAGGGAGCAACAAATCTTGCTATAGGTGCCGTTACCGCAAAACTAATAGATAGCATATGGAAAAACGAGCGACGAGTCTGGACACCTTCAGTATATATAGAGGATGTGTATATTGGATATCCAGCAGTTTTAGGAAGAAAAGGCGTCGAAAAGGTTATGCATCTAACGTTAGAAAAAGACGAACAGGAGAAGCTTGAATATTCAAAGGCGGTTATAAGAAGAGCCATAAAAGAGATAGAAGCTGCGATGTTAATTTAA
- a CDS encoding ferritin-like domain-containing protein, with amino-acid sequence MEKVIGILRFALMREIEGREFYKEKAKKVSSKEIKALLEGLAYMEEDHVKFIENLMKKVENNVEVTLDDAQQAIVRTDFFEGREKSEMVNGSLDQMANDLAILRMAYLIEEDFEKFYKESAEKVPDPEMKKILNLLGTWENSHKKALEEAYEEAKRNYWSQQGFEPLF; translated from the coding sequence ATGGAGAAAGTGATAGGTATCTTAAGATTTGCATTGATGCGAGAAATTGAAGGAAGGGAATTTTACAAGGAGAAAGCAAAGAAGGTATCAAGTAAAGAAATCAAAGCTCTTCTGGAAGGACTTGCATACATGGAGGAGGACCACGTCAAGTTTATTGAAAATTTGATGAAAAAAGTAGAAAACAACGTAGAAGTGACTCTTGACGATGCACAACAAGCAATAGTTCGAACTGATTTCTTTGAAGGAAGAGAGAAATCGGAGATGGTGAATGGTTCGTTAGACCAGATGGCAAACGACCTTGCAATATTGAGAATGGCTTACCTTATCGAAGAAGACTTTGAAAAGTTTTACAAAGAGAGTGCAGAGAAGGTACCGGATCCTGAAATGAAAAAGATTTTGAACTTACTTGGAACTTGGGAAAACAGTCACAAGAAAGCTTTAGAAGAAGCTTACGAGGAAGCGAAGAGAAATTATTGGAGTCAGCAAGGCTTTGAACCTCTCTTCTAA